The Deinococcus puniceus genome segment TCCAGTTTGGCGTGTAGGTGTAGCACGTCGCCCGGAATGACTTTGCGCTTAAAGCGTGCGCCCTCGATGCCCGCGAGATAGCCGATCTGCCCCGGCTCCATCCCCTCGCGCATGCAAAACATGCTGGCCTGCGCCAAGGCTTCAATAATCAGCACCCCCGGCATCACGGGTTCGCTGGGAAAGTGCCCCGTAAAAAACGGCTCGTTGACACTCACATTTTTGACGGCATGCACCACGCCGCCCTCTGCGCTCAGCACGCGGTCAACCATCACGAAGGGGAAGCGGTGGGGCAGGATGTTGAGGATGTCTTGGATCAGCAGGGGTTCGGTCATGTGGCTCCTGTGGGGCGGAAGGCAGTCTAAGGGTCTAAGAAAAGAGCAGGGGATGCAGCGTAAGCCAAAAAGCGGGCGCAGCCATCTTATCCGGCCCGCGCCCACTCTTTCGCCTAACAATCCTTAGACCCTTAGACGCCCCCTACCAGCGCACGCTATCGGCGCAAATAGTTGTCGCTCGAAACAAGGCTGTCGCCCAGCACCGGAATCATTTCCAGCGCCATGCCTGTACCTACCGCGACGGCTTCCACGGCGTTTTCGGCCACAGCTACGGGAATCCCGGTGGTCTGGCGCAGCAGTTCATCAAAGTTACGAAGCAGGCTACCGCCGCCCGTCATCACGATGCCCCGGTCAATAATGTCGCTGACCAGTTCGGGCGGCGTAATTTCCAGCACGCGCTTTACGCAGTCCACGATTTTGGAGACGGGTTCCGACAGGGCTTCCACCACGTCATGGCTGTCCAGCGAAATGGTCTTGGGCAGACCGTTCACGAGGTCACGCCCGCGCACTTCTGCGGTCAGGCTTTCGCCGTCGTTCAGCAGCATGGCCGCGCCCACTTTCACCTTGATTTCTTCGGCGGTGCGCTCCCCGATCAGCACGTTATGCTTGCGGCGCACGTAGCGGATGATGCTTTCATCGAACTCGTTGCCCGCGATTCGCATAGACTCGCTGACGACGATGCCGCCCAGAGAAATCACGGCCACATCGGTACTGCCGCCGCCAATATCGACAACCATGCTGCCAATCGGCTCGGCAATCTTCAGGCCCGCGCCGATTGCGGCGGCCAGCGGTTCCTCGATCAGGAAGGCCCGCTTGGCATTCGAGTTCAGGGCGGCCCGCAGCACGGCGCGTTTTTCTACGTCGCTGACGTTGCTGGGCACCCCCACCATCAGTTGAGGCTTGAATCCGAACAGACGGCCCGCATTGCCCTGCACTTTTTGCAGGAACATGGTGATCATCTTTTCGGTCAGCCCTTCATCGGCAATCACGCCGTCTTTGATAGGCCGCACCGCCACGATTCCGCCCGGCGTGCGCCCGATCATGCGGTAAGCCTCCTCGCCCACCGCCTTGACCTGCTTGCTGTCGCGCGTCATGGCGATCACGCTGGGTTCTTGCAGTACCAAACCACGGGTCTTGCTGTAAATAAGGAACGTCGCCGTTCCCAGATCAATGCCAATATCTTCAGACAACCGCACGCATTTCCTCCGGTTCCCAATTGGGGAAGCCCAGCGCAGGCTTTAGATCCTGCCAGGGCGCAAACCCTGTCATGGTATCACGGGCCATGAGGAGAGCTTAAATCACGCCTCATCCAATTAAAATTGACCCAATCTCTTCATGTTCATCAGCCTGTCAGCGCGGTTTGATATACGCCCCTAACGCGGCCACCGCGCTAGTCAGGACGGCCAGCACCAGCGCCCGTGTAAATCCCGGCACATCGGCCCAGCCCAGTCCGGCGCTCATGGCACTTTCCAAGCTGCCCACCGAGCGCAACCACAGCGGCGCACCCGCACTCAGCGCCGCGAAAGCGCCCAGTGTCAGGGCGGCCAATCCAGCTCCAAGCACTAGCAGCAACAGGGTCAGAATCCACGCGACAACGCGCACTGAACCCCCTGCGATCTTGACGAACCCTTCATTCGGGGCATTCTAGTTGTGCTGGGTGGGAATGGGGTGAAAAACCCAGCATTGGTGCTGGCGGGGGCCGTCTGATGCCCTGCTCAGCCGCTACACTGGCCCGCGTGTCTTTGCCTGCCCGCGTCCGTGTGACCCGCCCGCCCTTGCCCTTGTCTCACACCCTCCGCAACGCCGTTGTTCGTATGTTCCCTGCCGCTCCAGTAAAGGAACTCACGGCTGCGGCATTGGCAATTGCGGGCGGGGCCGTCATCGGCGCTTCTTTGCGCTGGGACGGGGGAGAGGCCGAGTTTATAGAGTCGGGGTGGCGGGGGCGGGGGATTGAGGAGGAGTTGGCGCGGGTGTTGGGCGATTGAGGTTGGGGTTGCTTGCCTTGTCCCACGATTTGCCCCACCCCCCAGCCCCCTACCCCACCGGGTAGGGGGAGCGAAGCGCTCCGTTCGGGAGGATTGATCTTGTCGCGTTTTGAGTCGGCCCAATCCCTCACTTGAACCGGAATCGCCAGTTCATTCCGAAATGGAATTGGCCCGCGCGTTGCACGCACGACGGCCTCACATGGATGTGGCGGGAACGCTGTGTGTTTGTTCTAGCCCTCTCCCCTTGCGGGGGAGGGCGCTGCATAGCAGCGGGAGGGGGAAATGAGCGCCAGCGATTGCCTTTCGCCCTTCCTTAGACCCTCAGACCCTAGACCCTCAGACAACGCCTCCTCAGACCACCCACTCCAACCGCCCCATTCCCCTCACTGTCTGCCTAACGCCCGTTTGGTAGCCTAGCCCCATGACCGCCACCCTAGCCGCCCCCGGCATGTCGTTTGCCCTCTCCGACGAGCAGCGCATGATCGTTCAGCACGTGCGCGAATATTGCCGCGCCGAGATTGCGCCCAAAGCCGCCGCGTTTGACCGGAGCGGCGACTACCCGCACGAGCAGTTGCGCGGGTTGGCCGACATGGGCCTGATGGGGGCCACCGTGCCCGAAGAATGGGGCGGCGCGGGGCTAGACAGCGTAACCTATGCGCTGTGCCTAGAGGAAATCGCGGCGGCGGATGCGAGTGTGGCCGTGATCGTGAGTGTGCAGAACGGCTTGCCCGAACAGATGATCTTGCGCTACGGAACCGACGCCCAGCGCGAGCAATATTTGCGCCCACTCGCCACCGGGCAGCACATCGGCGCGTTTTGCCTGACCGAACCCGGCGCGGGCAGCGACGCCGCCAGCCTGAGACTGAAGGCCGAAGCCGATGCTGACGGTTGGATTCTGAACGGCAGCAAGGCGTGGATTACCAGCGGCGGGCAGGCCCACACCTACCTCGTGATGGCCCGCACAGGCGGAGCGGGCGCACGCGGCGTCAGCTGCTTCGTGGTGCCGCACGACGCCCCCGGCCTCAGCTTCGGCAAGCCCGAAGAAAAGCTGGGTCTGCACGCTGCCCATACCACCACCGTCAATTTTGATGGCGTGCGCGTGGGCACAGATCAACTGGTTGGCGACGAGGGCCAAGGCCTGATTATCGCGCTGGCGAGTCTGGATGCGGGGCGCATCGGCATTGCTATGCAGGCACTCGGCATTGCCCGCAGTGCGCTGGAACATGCCGCCCGCTACGCCCTAGAGCGCGAGCAGTTCGGCAAACGCATCAGCGAATTTGAAGGCGTGTCGTTCAAGATCGCGCAGATGGCCGCCCACACCGAGGCCGCCCGGATGATGGCCCTCAAAGCCGCGTGGCTGAAGGACGCGGGCCAGCCCTACGGCAAAGAGGCCAGCATTGCCAAGCTCCTTGCCAGTGACGCCGCCGTGAACTGTAGCCGCGACGCCATCCAGATTTTCGGCGGCAACGGCTACAGCCGCGATTACCCCGTAGAGAGGTTGTACCGCGACGCCAAAGTTACCGAGATTTATGAAGGCACGAGCGAAATTCAGCAGTTGGTGATCAGTCGGGCCGTGTTTAAGGAATTGGGTGGGTGAGGGTCAGAATTGAAAATTAAAAGATAGTCGGTCAGAATGAGGCATGGGTATAAGAGTTGGATTCTATTTAGGCTCAGAAGACGGGATGCTTGGACACTTCTTGGGCGCACCTCTTGCTGCATTCCACGATTGGTATATATCTGTATCCGAAGAGTTCCCCAATGACTTCAACCCCGACGCCATAGAGCTTCTAAAAAGTGTGTTGGATAAAGGTTCTGCTGTTTTGGAGCATCCAGCTAACGCCAAAGCCACCGATGCTCTCCTCACCGACTTTTATCTGACGTTTGTCTCTGATCAGAAAGAGGATTCAGCCTACCCGTTTGAGTACGCTCATGAGTCTTGGGTTAATATCAGATTTTATAGAGATGCCATTACCGCTAGAGAAGAGCGCCTACCACTTTCGGTCATTCGCCTCTTAGAATATATTTTTACGGGTAGACCAATCTTAAGGTCGCGTGATCACCAGCCTTTCTACTCAGAAGATGGTGGCGTTAGGCTGGCTTTTTGGACTTATAAAGAGGTAGCTACGATTGCGCGAGAACTTCTAGGTGCAGAGTTTACGGAAGAGGAAGCTCTGTTTCGTAATATCTCTGGGGCTGTCAACCACGCTCTACAAAAGCAAACAGGAATCATCATTCTTGTTGCATGAATGAAGCCGCCCACCCTTCGGCAGACGGCCCATCTCCTTAGACCCTAGACTTTTAGACCCTTAGACCTGCTTCAGTCCGTGTAAGCCCCAACCGCCGCGCTACTCACCAGTTTCGCGTATTTCGCCAGCACGCCGCGCTTATAACGTGGTTCCGGCTGCACCCACGCGGCCCGGCGGCGCTCAATTTCTGCGTCGTCTACATGCAACGTCAACTCGCAGGTTTCGGCGTTCAGTTCAATTGTGTCGCCCTCATGCACCAGCGCGATGGGGCCGCCCACAAAGGCTTCCGGCGCGACGTGACCCACCACCAGCCCAAAGGTGCCGCCCGAAAAGCGCCCGTCGGTAATCAGGCCCACGCTGTCGCCGAGGCCCTTGCCGATGATGGCACTGGTAGGCGAGAGCATTTCGCGCATGCCGGGGCCACCTTTGGGGCCTTCGTAACGGATGACCAGCACGTCGCCGGGGTTGATCTGATCGGCCATGATCGCCGCCATGCTCTCCTCTTCACTCTCGAAGATGCGGGCAGGGCCAGTAATTTTGATGCTTTTCAGGCCCGAAATCTTGGCGACGCTGCCTTCTGGGGCGAGGTTGCCGCGCAGAATGGCGAGGTGGCCCTGCGCGTACAGCGGCTGATCGTAAGGGCGAATCACGTCCTGCCCGGCGTTGGGTTCTTCCGGCTCGCTTTCCAAGTTCTCGGCAATGGTTTTGCCGGTCACCGTCAGGCAGTCGCCGTGCAGCAGGCCCTCTTTCAGCAGCATCTTCATTACGCGGGGAATGCCGCCTACATCGTGCAGGTCAGTCGCCACATATTGGCCGCTGGGTTTCAGGTCACAGAAGACCGGGGTGGCCTCGCGGATGCGTTCGAAGTCGGCCAGATCAAGGTCTATGTCGCAGGCGTGGGCAATCGCCATCAGGTGCAGCACGGCGTTGGTGCTTCCGCCTACTGCCATAATCACGGTAATCGCGTTCTCGAAGGCCTTCTTGGTCAGAATGTCTTTGGGCCGGATGTCTGCTTCGATCAGTTTCAGCAGGGCGCGGGCGCTGTCGGCGCTGCTCACGGCTTTTTCGGCGTCCACGGCGCTCATGGTGGAGGAAAACGGCAGGCTCATGCCCATCGCTTCGAAGGCGCTGCTCATGGTGTTGGCGGTGTACATGCCGCCGCAGGAGCCGTTGCCGGGGCAAGCGCGTTTTTCGATTTCATTGAAGTCTTCGCGGCTCATTTTGCCCGCGCCCAGTGCGCCCACCGCCTCGAACACGCTGACGATGGTCAGGTCTTTGCCGTTGTAATGGCCGGGCTTGATGGTGCCGCCATACACGAAAATAGCCGGAATATTCAGCCGCGCAATGCCGATCATGGCTCCGGGCATGTTCTTGTCGCAGCCGCCCACCACGATCACGCCGTCATGACTCTGGCCCCGGCTCACCGTTTCGATGGAATCGGCGATCACTTCACGGCTGACCAGACTGCACTTCATGCCCTCGGTGCCCATGCTGATGCCGTCCGACACGGTAATGGTGCCGTACACCTGTGGCATCCCGCCGCCCTCGGTGATGGCCCCGGTGATGTGGCCCGCCAGTTCGCCCAGCCCGTTGTTGCAGGGCGTGATGTTGCTCTGCGCGTGCGCCACGCCAATAATCGGCTTCTCAAAATCGCCGTCTTGAAAGCCCACCGCCCGCAACATGGCCCGGTTGGGGGCGCGGGCGTCGCCCTGCGTGACCTGATGGCTGTTCCAGTTCAGTTTGCGTTTGCTGGTGGTGTCGGTCATGCGCTACAGCATAGGCCCGCGCAGGCGGCAGGGGAGGCGTGTGGGTCAGACAGGGGCGGAGGGGTTGGAAGGTGAACCCCCCCGTTGCTACGCAACGCCCCCCCTTAGAGGTGGGGACAACAGCTGTTGCGCTCCCCTCAAGGGGGGCTGGCTGCGAAGCAGACTGGGGGGTTCACCCGCAATCTTTACTTAAAAACCCCCTACTTCAAACTGCTCACATACGTTGCCAACGCCGTCAATTCCTCATCCGTCAGCCCCTGCGCGGCGGCGTGCATGGCCTGCGGGCTGGGGTGGGCATACGGCACGACTTCGCGGTATTCGGCCAGTTTCCCTTCGGCATAGGCGGGGGCAAGGTTGACTATGCCGGGCATCACCAGTGCGTCATTCCCGCGCCCATCGGCTCCGTGGCACACTGCACAGGCGATCAGCTTACGGGCCGGGTCACCCTTGGCATAAAGAGTTGCGCCCTGTGCCCGCACCGCTGCGTCAGTATTCGGCCACGCCGGGCCGGGAGCGAGCGTGGCAAAGTGGGCCGCGATGTCGGCCATATCCTGATCGCTCAGGCGTCCGGCGATGTTTTGCATGGTGGGATCAGGCAACAGTTTGGCTTTAAAAGCCACCAATTGTTGCCGCGTAAAGCTCGCCACCTGTCCAGCCAACGCGGGCACCGCTTCGTCTTTGCTGACCCCACCCACGCCGTGACAGCCCGCGCAGTTGGCGCTTATCTGTGCGCCCCGCGCTGCATTGGGGGTTGTAAATTTCAACACGGGCAAAGTCACTGTGGCTACAGGAGCCGTCTGAAGTGCGGCGGCCACGATAGGGGAAGCCAGCAGCACAGGCGCGAGCCAGAGCAGAGCCGAACGAAAACGGGTGGGCATAGGCAAACCTCCGGGGCTGGGTGAGGGGAGCAGTGGTGTCAAGGGTTGCAGGAAACTGTAATCAGCATACCTGTTCTGTTGCCCCACACAACGCAAATCCTCCCGCGTCCCGTCTCTAGCACTGCCTCCCTAGTCCAGTTGCCACACATGCGCCTTCAGATGCCGTGCTTGCGGGTAATCCTCGCCCAGTTGCAGGCGCACATCCAGCCGCCCCCGCCGCGCAGCTTCGGGCAGGCCAATTTCCATCATGCGATCAAAGGCCACCGGAGACACGCCCGCATGGTTCAGCATCGCCAGCAGTTGCCCACCGGGAGCCGTGACTTTGGCGGCCAGCGTGGCAAGGCGGGCGTAATCGCGTTCGGCCCGCCACACGCCCGACTTTTTGCGGGCAAAACTGGGGGGGTCAAGAATCACCAGATCGAACAGTTGGCCGCGCCGCCGGAAGTGTTCCAGCCACTCGAACACGTCGCCGGAAATGAAGTCGGTTCGGGGCGCATCCAGCCCGCTGAGGCCGTAATTTTCCTGTCCCCAGTCCAGCACCTTGCGCGACTGATCCACATTTTTGACGTTGCTCGCGCCGCCCAACAGGGCATTCACGCCGAAGCCGCAGGTATACGAAAAGGTATTCAGCACCCGCCCCTCTTGGTGTGTGGCGTGTTCGCGTACCCACTGCCGGGCGCGGCGGGAATCGGCAAAGAGGCCCACGCTCAGGTCTGCACCGGGCCGAATCAAGAATGGCACGCCTTCCTCCAGCACAGTCACTTCGGGCCGCGCCTCGCCCCACACGGGATCGGGCGGCGAGAGCAGGTCACGCGCAACGTTGGCCGCATGCCGCGCTTCCACAGGCCGCCGCTTCAGGTACACGCCCGCCAGTTGCCCCGCCTGCGCACAGGCTTCGGCCAGGCGTTGTTCATCGGCGGGCCACAAGTCGGCATACAGGCTCAGAATGCCCGCGTCACCTGCCAGATCTACGCAAAACAGCCCGCCCGTTTCGGTGGTATGCACCGCCCGATAAAACGTGGTGCCAGAAGCCGGAAGATGCGCCCGAGCCGCCCAAGCGTCGGCCAACAGCTGTTCTAAATTGGCTGGAAGAGTAGAAACTTCACCCGTCATGCTGCCCGCCTTTCCCACTGACTCCTCACCACTGACCACCTACGGTTTTTTACGGCCTGCCCCCCAGAATCCACCACACTGCCGCCGTCGCCACCGCCGTAATGACCCAAAACCGCAGCGTGACGTGTGTTTCGGGCCAGCCGCTCAGCTCAAAATGGTGCTGAATAGGACTCATTCGGAACACGCGCTTGCCCCGCGTTTTGAACGATACGACTTGAATAACCACGCTCAGCACGGCCACGACGGGAATGATGGCGGCCAGCGGCAGCAGCCAGACATCGGCATAGAGGATGTACGCGCCCGCCGCGATAGCGCCGATGGCGTGGCTGCCCATGTCGCCCATGAACACGCGGGCCGGGTGTGCGTTGAACCACAAGAAGCCCAGCAGCACGGCCACCAGCAGCGCCGACACAGGCGACACCGCCAGCAACGGCAGCAGCACGATGATCGCCACGCCGCCCAGCAAGCCGTCCAGCCCATCGGTAAAGTTGAAGGCGTTGACCGAACCCACCATGACCAGTGTGAGCAAAACAATGTCGCCCGCCGTGCCGAACGAGGGCACGAGTTCATGGCTGGCAAGCGGCGCGGCAAAGTAGGCGAAGATCAGGCCCACCAGAATTTGCAGCGGAAACTTTTCGCGGGCCAGCAGTTCCTTTTTGCCGCTGCCCCGCATCCGCGATACCACTTTCAGAAAATCGTCCAGCCCGCCGATGATGCCCATGCCGAGGGCCACCCCCATCAGCAGCAATTCCCGCGAGTCGCCCGCCCGCCCGGTGAGGTACAGCGGAAAAAACACGATTGCTAGCGCCAGCACGAAGGCCACGCCGCCTGCCGTGGGCGTGCCTTCCTTCACCAAATGGGTTTGCGGCCCGTCTTTGCGAACCGGCTGCCCCCAGCCCCGCGCTTTGCTGACCCGAATAAACAGACCCACCAAAAACCAAGACAGGAACGCCGCGAGGATCATCATGGGCGCACCTGTTTTGGGCGGTGGGCAGGCGGGCAACTGCGGGGCAATTGGGGTGGCAAGAAAGTGGGCAGCATCTCAACCGGGGAGAGTACCACGCGCCGGACTGGGCTGGGTCGGGGGTGAAGGTGATTCGGGTTGTGAGGAGATTAAAGCCGCGTGTAAACCCCCCAGTCTGCTTCGCAGCCAGCCCCCCTCAAGGGGAGCGCAACAGCTGTTGTCCTCCCCTCTAAGGGGGGGCGTTGCGTCAGCAACGGGGGGGGTTGTTCTGCCGAGGATTCCAAGTATTGTCAGAAACCTACGGGTTGGAACCGAGTCCTCACAGCATCCAGACAAGAGAAAAGCCGGAGCATTAAGCCCCAGCTTCTTCCGTTTGGCGCGTGGTTTTCCTCCACTCCACAGACCACGTCCTACTCTCTATCTCATCGGCCTTACTTAAGCTGTGCAATCACCGCTTGAGTAAATTCTTCCGTGCCTGCCGTGCCGCCCAAATCGCGGGTGCGCGGGCCTTCGGTCAGCACGGTGTTCACGGCGTTGTCTATTTTGGTTGCCAGTTCGGTTGCGCCGATGTGGTTCAGCATCAGTACGGCGGCCAGAATGCTGGCGGTAGGATTGCTGATTCCCTGTCCGGCGATGTCGGGGGCGCTGCCGTGAACCGACTCGAAGATGCCGAACTTGTCGCCCACGTTGCCGCTGGCCGCGATGCCCAGCCCGCCCACCAGTCCGGCGGCGAGGTCAGACAGGATGTCACCGAACATGTTGGTCATGACCAGCACGTCGAATTGGCGGGGATTGCGGACAAGCTGCATGGCGGCGTTGTCCACGATCATGGTGCTGGTGTTCAGGCCTTCTACGGTCTTGGTGTGATCCAGAATCGTGTTTAGAAACAGGCCCTGCGTCACGGGTAACACGTTCGCCTTGTGCACGACGGTCAGGCGCTTGTCACGCTTCATGGCAAGGTCGGCAGCAAATTTGCCGATGCGCTCGCTGGCGTCTTTGGTGATCACGGTGTCGGCAATGGCCGTGTCGCCGTAGCGCCGCTCCTGCTCCACGTATAAGCCCTGCGTGTTCTCGCGCACGATGACCAAATCTACGTTTTCGTAGGCTCCGGGCACAGGACGGGTGCGTGTGGGACGCACATTGGCATACAGGCCGTACTTCTGGCGCAGGTGGCGAATGGCCCCGGTGAACCCGGCAGGCTTGATGCCGCTGGGGCTGGTGGCCGCGCCGAACAGGGTCGCGTCGGTGTTTTCTACCGCGTCGTAGGTGGCCTGCGGCACGCTGGTGCCGTGATCCAAGAAGTACTCGTAACCGGCTTCCGCGATTACGTACTCTGCGTCGAACCCGGCAGCGTCCAGAACGCGGCGGGTGGCGGGAATGACCTCGTGACCGATGCCGTCTCCCTCAATTAAACAAATACGGTACTTCGCCATAAGGTCAGTCTAGAGGACGGGCGGGGCAATTGTAAGAATGGAAGCGTTACCGGGGGCGTGACTGGGGTTGGTCTGGGGTCGAAGGGTCTGAGTCAAGACAATCGCTTCGCGCACTTCTCCTCACCCCGCTGCAACCCAAGCGCCCCTCTCTGCTCCGCAACCCTACGAGTCCCGCAAGAGACGAGGGCTCACAGCCAAGGGCAAGAATCTGGGCTGTTGCTCCTCCACCTTGAGGGGGGAGGCTGGGACTCGTAGAGCTGCGAAGCAGAGGGGGTGAGTGAGCGCCAGCGATTGCCTCCCCCCAACCCATCCTCAGCCTACGACCTGCCCCGCCAACTCCCGCGCCCGCAGTGGCCCCAGCAAAAAGCCCTTGCTGCCCAGTCCGGTCAGTTGCCACCAGCCCTGCTGCGTTTGGCCCACCCTCAGACCCGACAACCGCGAGCCGCTCCAGCGCCCGGTGACTTGCACGCCGCTCATGTCGGCCAGTGCGTCACCCTTTTTCAGCAGCCAGTCTAGCGATCCCAGCGGCAGCGGGCCAGCATTAAAAGTGAGCGAGGGTTCCTCAAAAGTCGCGCCTAGCACACCACCCAGTGCTTTTCCAGAGGGGGCAGCAGGGGAGAGGTAAGCGCCGAAGCTGATGGGCAGCGGAGACACAGGCCGCGAGAGCAGCAGCATGGTTCCGGCGCGGTGGGTAGCAGGGTGGCCCGCCCAGCTTGCGCCAACAGAGCCGCCGCACCACACCACCGCTTTTCCTTCCAGCCGTGTACCGCCGTGTAACTCTACCGATGTCGCGTCCCACTTGCGTGCCTGTCCCAGCACCACCCGCGCCCCCGACGCCGCCAAGAGTGCCCGCGTGAAGGCCGCGCCGTCCAGCCAACCACCTTCCGGCAGATGTAAAATGGCGTCCCAGCCGGGGCTGAGCGGCACAGGCGATTCAGCCGGAGTGAGCCAAGTGTGGGCAAGTTCGGCGGGTAAGCGTTTTTCAAAGCGGGCGCGGGTGCGGGCATCGGGCACAGGCCGCAACACGCCAGTCTTACCGTGTGGCACGTCGTATCCGCCACCAACTAGGGTCTGAACCAACTCCCAAGTCAGCGCCATGCCTTCCACCGCTCCAGCGTCTACCGCGCCCGATTGCCCGCGCACTGGGTTCAACAAGGCCGCCGGAACCGTGCTGGCCGCGTGAAGGCCTGCATCCAGCACCGTCACAGTTGCCCCTGCCAGTGCCAGAAAATAGGCCACCGACGCGCCTGCTACGCCCGCTCCGATCACCAAAACGTCGGTCAGTTTGCCACTCCACTCGGCAGTTTTTCCCCCACCTGCACGGCATCTGGCAGCATGTTTTCGGCAGGGGGCAGCGGGCAAGTCCAGCCGTCGCCATACGCGCAGTACGGGTGATAAGCCATATTAAAATCCAGATGCACCAGCGTTTCGTCGCTG includes the following:
- the fabZ gene encoding 3-hydroxyacyl-ACP dehydratase FabZ, with the protein product MTEPLLIQDILNILPHRFPFVMVDRVLSAEGGVVHAVKNVSVNEPFFTGHFPSEPVMPGVLIIEALAQASMFCMREGMEPGQIGYLAGIEGARFKRKVIPGDVLHLHAKLEFLRRGLGKTTCRAEVDGVLAAEATILFAVAKG
- the mreB gene encoding rod shape-determining protein, translated to MRLSEDIGIDLGTATFLIYSKTRGLVLQEPSVIAMTRDSKQVKAVGEEAYRMIGRTPGGIVAVRPIKDGVIADEGLTEKMITMFLQKVQGNAGRLFGFKPQLMVGVPSNVSDVEKRAVLRAALNSNAKRAFLIEEPLAAAIGAGLKIAEPIGSMVVDIGGGSTDVAVISLGGIVVSESMRIAGNEFDESIIRYVRRKHNVLIGERTAEEIKVKVGAAMLLNDGESLTAEVRGRDLVNGLPKTISLDSHDVVEALSEPVSKIVDCVKRVLEITPPELVSDIIDRGIVMTGGGSLLRNFDELLRQTTGIPVAVAENAVEAVAVGTGMALEMIPVLGDSLVSSDNYLRR
- a CDS encoding acyl-CoA dehydrogenase, with the protein product MTATLAAPGMSFALSDEQRMIVQHVREYCRAEIAPKAAAFDRSGDYPHEQLRGLADMGLMGATVPEEWGGAGLDSVTYALCLEEIAAADASVAVIVSVQNGLPEQMILRYGTDAQREQYLRPLATGQHIGAFCLTEPGAGSDAASLRLKAEADADGWILNGSKAWITSGGQAHTYLVMARTGGAGARGVSCFVVPHDAPGLSFGKPEEKLGLHAAHTTTVNFDGVRVGTDQLVGDEGQGLIIALASLDAGRIGIAMQALGIARSALEHAARYALEREQFGKRISEFEGVSFKIAQMAAHTEAARMMALKAAWLKDAGQPYGKEASIAKLLASDAAVNCSRDAIQIFGGNGYSRDYPVERLYRDAKVTEIYEGTSEIQQLVISRAVFKELGG
- the ilvD gene encoding dihydroxy-acid dehydratase; the encoded protein is MTDTTSKRKLNWNSHQVTQGDARAPNRAMLRAVGFQDGDFEKPIIGVAHAQSNITPCNNGLGELAGHITGAITEGGGMPQVYGTITVSDGISMGTEGMKCSLVSREVIADSIETVSRGQSHDGVIVVGGCDKNMPGAMIGIARLNIPAIFVYGGTIKPGHYNGKDLTIVSVFEAVGALGAGKMSREDFNEIEKRACPGNGSCGGMYTANTMSSAFEAMGMSLPFSSTMSAVDAEKAVSSADSARALLKLIEADIRPKDILTKKAFENAITVIMAVGGSTNAVLHLMAIAHACDIDLDLADFERIREATPVFCDLKPSGQYVATDLHDVGGIPRVMKMLLKEGLLHGDCLTVTGKTIAENLESEPEEPNAGQDVIRPYDQPLYAQGHLAILRGNLAPEGSVAKISGLKSIKITGPARIFESEEESMAAIMADQINPGDVLVIRYEGPKGGPGMREMLSPTSAIIGKGLGDSVGLITDGRFSGGTFGLVVGHVAPEAFVGGPIALVHEGDTIELNAETCELTLHVDDAEIERRRAAWVQPEPRYKRGVLAKYAKLVSSAAVGAYTD
- a CDS encoding c-type cytochrome, with the translated sequence MPTRFRSALLWLAPVLLASPIVAAALQTAPVATVTLPVLKFTTPNAARGAQISANCAGCHGVGGVSKDEAVPALAGQVASFTRQQLVAFKAKLLPDPTMQNIAGRLSDQDMADIAAHFATLAPGPAWPNTDAAVRAQGATLYAKGDPARKLIACAVCHGADGRGNDALVMPGIVNLAPAYAEGKLAEYREVVPYAHPSPQAMHAAAQGLTDEELTALATYVSSLK
- a CDS encoding class I SAM-dependent rRNA methyltransferase: MTGEVSTLPANLEQLLADAWAARAHLPASGTTFYRAVHTTETGGLFCVDLAGDAGILSLYADLWPADEQRLAEACAQAGQLAGVYLKRRPVEARHAANVARDLLSPPDPVWGEARPEVTVLEEGVPFLIRPGADLSVGLFADSRRARQWVREHATHQEGRVLNTFSYTCGFGVNALLGGASNVKNVDQSRKVLDWGQENYGLSGLDAPRTDFISGDVFEWLEHFRRRGQLFDLVILDPPSFARKKSGVWRAERDYARLATLAAKVTAPGGQLLAMLNHAGVSPVAFDRMMEIGLPEAARRGRLDVRLQLGEDYPQARHLKAHVWQLD
- a CDS encoding phospho-N-acetylmuramoyl-pentapeptide-transferase is translated as MMILAAFLSWFLVGLFIRVSKARGWGQPVRKDGPQTHLVKEGTPTAGGVAFVLALAIVFFPLYLTGRAGDSRELLLMGVALGMGIIGGLDDFLKVVSRMRGSGKKELLAREKFPLQILVGLIFAYFAAPLASHELVPSFGTAGDIVLLTLVMVGSVNAFNFTDGLDGLLGGVAIIVLLPLLAVSPVSALLVAVLLGFLWFNAHPARVFMGDMGSHAIGAIAAGAYILYADVWLLPLAAIIPVVAVLSVVIQVVSFKTRGKRVFRMSPIQHHFELSGWPETHVTLRFWVITAVATAAVWWILGGRP
- a CDS encoding isocitrate/isopropylmalate dehydrogenase family protein, whose translation is MAKYRICLIEGDGIGHEVIPATRRVLDAAGFDAEYVIAEAGYEYFLDHGTSVPQATYDAVENTDATLFGAATSPSGIKPAGFTGAIRHLRQKYGLYANVRPTRTRPVPGAYENVDLVIVRENTQGLYVEQERRYGDTAIADTVITKDASERIGKFAADLAMKRDKRLTVVHKANVLPVTQGLFLNTILDHTKTVEGLNTSTMIVDNAAMQLVRNPRQFDVLVMTNMFGDILSDLAAGLVGGLGIAASGNVGDKFGIFESVHGSAPDIAGQGISNPTASILAAVLMLNHIGATELATKIDNAVNTVLTEGPRTRDLGGTAGTEEFTQAVIAQLK
- a CDS encoding NAD(P)/FAD-dependent oxidoreductase is translated as MIGAGVAGASVAYFLALAGATVTVLDAGLHAASTVPAALLNPVRGQSGAVDAGAVEGMALTWELVQTLVGGGYDVPHGKTGVLRPVPDARTRARFEKRLPAELAHTWLTPAESPVPLSPGWDAILHLPEGGWLDGAAFTRALLAASGARVVLGQARKWDATSVELHGGTRLEGKAVVWCGGSVGASWAGHPATHRAGTMLLLSRPVSPLPISFGAYLSPAAPSGKALGGVLGATFEEPSLTFNAGPLPLGSLDWLLKKGDALADMSGVQVTGRWSGSRLSGLRVGQTQQGWWQLTGLGSKGFLLGPLRARELAGQVVG